In the genome of Candidatus Nitrosotenuis sp. DW1, one region contains:
- a CDS encoding elongation factor EF-2, translated as MKYKATEQILKIIKDKNLIRNFGVIAHVDHGKTTMSDSLLGYAGIIAPSAAGRALALDSMKLEQDRQMTIVQANVTLLYEKAGQEYVINMIDTPGHIDFTGRVTRSLRAIDGAVVVSDSVEGIMTQTETVTRQALEERVRPVLYINKIDRLIKELRLTPEKMQEWLVNIITTFNGLIDTYAEPEYKEKWKVSIQDGSVSFGSAKDRWGFNIDIMKEKGISFKDIFTAYSEGGSVEELAKKAPLAEAVLGMVVKHHPPPHVAQKYRIPKIWKGDLDSDIGKALLNCDDTGPAVMMIVNMAMDPAAGPVAIGRLFAGTLRDGQTVNLIDTKREGKIQSVNFFMGNQREMVGELGAGNIPALLGLTEARAGQTLSTVKEVALFEGIKYVSEPVVQIAVEAKHPKDLPKLVEALRRITIEDPNLVVKINEESGETVIAGMGVLHLEIAASLIADAGVQVVTSQPLINYRETILSGTDAVMAKSPNRHNKIFMRVEPLEPEIADMIRSGQLSEMKDKKEVAAILRSKGWDSDVSKNIMRFDSRGNVMINGTKGVQFIQESTDSILSGFEDVMKEGPLAKEQVRNCKFTFTHFVPHEDTAHRGLSQLGPASRRACMGAMLKSSPILLEPLLGIEVRVPQDMIGNVASVLSGKRGKVLDMQQKGVTSIVTGEVPASETFDLAEIMRGQTAGKAMWNTHFKAWSPIPKSIQATLIADIRKRKGLSPEPPTADEFIDKE; from the coding sequence ATGAAGTACAAGGCAACAGAGCAGATCCTAAAGATCATCAAGGACAAGAACCTGATTCGAAACTTTGGTGTAATTGCTCATGTGGATCACGGAAAGACAACCATGAGTGATAGCTTGCTTGGATATGCGGGAATCATTGCACCGTCTGCTGCAGGAAGAGCACTTGCCTTGGACTCGATGAAGCTTGAACAAGACAGGCAGATGACAATAGTTCAGGCAAACGTTACTTTGCTTTACGAAAAAGCAGGACAGGAATACGTCATAAACATGATTGATACTCCAGGGCACATCGACTTTACCGGCAGGGTAACTAGAAGCCTTAGGGCAATTGACGGCGCAGTTGTGGTGTCTGACTCTGTAGAGGGAATCATGACGCAGACTGAAACCGTAACAAGACAAGCACTGGAGGAACGAGTCCGACCCGTTTTGTACATCAACAAGATAGACCGACTCATAAAAGAGCTGAGGCTTACTCCAGAAAAAATGCAGGAGTGGCTTGTAAACATCATTACTACTTTTAACGGATTAATCGACACATACGCAGAACCTGAATACAAGGAAAAATGGAAAGTGTCAATCCAGGATGGCAGCGTATCGTTTGGCTCTGCAAAGGACAGATGGGGCTTTAACATCGATATAATGAAGGAGAAAGGAATTTCGTTTAAGGACATTTTCACTGCATATTCAGAAGGCGGAAGCGTAGAAGAACTTGCAAAAAAGGCGCCTCTTGCAGAGGCCGTACTGGGAATGGTCGTAAAACATCACCCTCCACCACATGTGGCACAAAAATACAGAATTCCAAAAATCTGGAAAGGTGATCTTGATTCTGATATTGGAAAGGCACTTTTGAATTGCGATGACACTGGTCCTGCGGTAATGATGATTGTAAACATGGCAATGGACCCAGCAGCTGGCCCTGTCGCAATAGGGCGACTGTTTGCCGGCACACTGCGGGACGGACAAACTGTAAATCTTATTGACACTAAACGAGAGGGAAAAATCCAATCTGTCAACTTTTTCATGGGCAACCAAAGAGAAATGGTCGGCGAGCTTGGGGCAGGAAACATCCCAGCATTGCTTGGACTAACTGAAGCTAGAGCAGGACAAACACTTTCCACCGTAAAAGAAGTCGCATTATTTGAGGGAATCAAGTATGTGTCAGAGCCCGTGGTTCAGATAGCAGTTGAGGCAAAGCATCCAAAGGACTTGCCAAAGCTAGTCGAGGCGTTGCGCAGAATCACAATCGAGGATCCAAACCTGGTCGTCAAAATCAACGAGGAAAGCGGAGAGACAGTAATTGCGGGAATGGGTGTTCTGCACTTGGAAATTGCAGCATCCCTAATTGCAGATGCCGGAGTCCAAGTAGTGACATCGCAGCCTTTGATTAATTACAGGGAGACAATACTCAGTGGAACCGATGCGGTCATGGCAAAGTCGCCAAACAGGCACAACAAGATTTTCATGAGAGTAGAACCACTAGAGCCTGAAATTGCAGACATGATACGAAGCGGCCAGCTTTCTGAAATGAAGGACAAAAAGGAAGTTGCCGCCATTTTGCGTTCAAAAGGCTGGGACTCTGATGTTTCTAAAAATATAATGAGATTTGATTCCCGCGGAAACGTGATGATTAACGGAACAAAAGGTGTCCAATTTATCCAAGAGTCTACTGACTCTATTCTATCTGGCTTTGAGGATGTGATGAAGGAAGGACCATTAGCAAAAGAACAGGTGAGAAACTGCAAATTTACATTTACCCACTTTGTACCCCACGAGGACACTGCGCACAGGGGCCTGTCACAGTTAGGTCCTGCATCAAGACGTGCATGCATGGGTGCGATGCTAAAATCGAGCCCTATTCTACTGGAGCCGCTACTTGGAATCGAGGTACGCGTTCCACAAGACATGATTGGAAACGTCGCATCTGTCTTGTCTGGAAAAAGAGGCAAGGTCCTTGACATGCAACAAAAAGGAGTCACAAGCATTGTTACTGGCGAGGTTCCAGCATCTGAGACATTTGATTTGGCAGAAATAATGAGGGGCCAGACAGCCGGAAAGGCAATGTGGAACACCCACTTTAAGGCCTGGTCCCCAATCCCAAAATCTATTCAGGCAACACTGATTGCAGATATCCGAAAGCGAAAGGGCCTCAGCCCAGAGCCGCCAACTGCAGACGAGTTCATCGATAAAGAGTAA
- a CDS encoding Lrp/AsnC family transcriptional regulator, whose protein sequence is MDKTDIKILKNLLVDARLSSRQMALKLGMSTVTILTRIKKMEREKIVKGYTAIIDHEKLGYDLTAIIEIFTKKGKMVEIENELSSLENVCAVYDVTGESDTVVVAKFKNREELSKFVKSLSSKPNVDKTVTNIVLNTVKEDFRLV, encoded by the coding sequence CTGGATAAAACGGACATAAAAATTCTAAAAAACCTGCTAGTCGATGCAAGGTTGTCATCAAGGCAGATGGCGCTCAAGTTAGGCATGTCCACAGTCACCATCCTGACTAGAATCAAAAAGATGGAAAGAGAAAAGATAGTCAAAGGATACACCGCCATAATAGACCATGAAAAGCTTGGCTACGATCTTACAGCAATAATTGAGATTTTTACAAAAAAAGGCAAAATGGTAGAGATTGAAAACGAACTGTCTAGCCTCGAGAACGTTTGCGCAGTATATGACGTGACAGGAGAGTCAGACACAGTAGTCGTTGCCAAGTTCAAAAACAGGGAGGAGTTGAGCAAATTTGTCAAGTCACTGTCATCAAAGCCAAATGTAGACAAGACTGTGACAAACATAGTTTTAAACACGGTTAAAGAGGATTTCAGGCTGGTTTAG
- a CDS encoding tetratricopeptide repeat protein — protein sequence MNNIEKILSHAIDLCEDGNFEKAVKLYDRILRMDPNNVNALIDKGVALQNLDKLKPALLCFENALKIDQKNITALVNKGSVLHGLGEFQKAILAYDEAIALDKKCTMALAYKGLSLGEMGSVEDALKYFKKALRIDKDYDVALINKQIAQNLLRQSKS from the coding sequence TTGAATAACATTGAAAAGATTTTGAGTCATGCCATTGATTTGTGTGAGGACGGTAATTTTGAAAAGGCGGTAAAGCTATACGATCGCATACTGAGAATGGATCCAAATAACGTCAATGCATTAATTGACAAGGGAGTGGCACTGCAAAACCTTGACAAGCTAAAACCCGCACTGCTATGCTTTGAAAACGCGCTTAAGATTGATCAAAAAAACATCACCGCCCTTGTCAACAAGGGCTCTGTATTGCATGGGCTAGGTGAATTCCAAAAAGCAATTCTGGCATACGACGAGGCAATCGCACTTGATAAAAAATGCACGATGGCACTTGCCTACAAGGGGCTGTCACTTGGAGAGATGGGCTCAGTAGAAGACGCACTCAAATATTTCAAAAAGGCGCTGAGAATAGACAAGGATTATGACGTTGCTCTCATAAACAAGCAAATAGCGCAGAATCTGCTAAGACAATCCAAGTCCTAG
- a CDS encoding tetratricopeptide repeat protein has product MPDVSELVKKGKALLVEGNFEDALAYFEQALLLNQNDSDIWNQKGAALRSLGRYDEALECFNKSLEMDPTDRHSS; this is encoded by the coding sequence ATGCCTGATGTGAGCGAACTGGTGAAAAAAGGAAAGGCTCTGCTAGTCGAGGGAAACTTTGAGGATGCGCTGGCGTATTTTGAACAGGCCCTTTTGTTAAACCAAAACGATTCTGACATTTGGAATCAAAAAGGCGCCGCACTGAGAAGCCTTGGCAGGTACGACGAGGCACTGGAATGTTTTAACAAGTCCCTTGAGATGGACCCTACGGACAGGCACTCCTCATAG
- a CDS encoding sugar isomerase has translation MRTISAFEHDIESQLEFLGKFKPQKQINPKSALFCGSGDSLASSMMAECFSDYQALAVDPLVLAKNKSISKNKHVYFVSISGNTISNIRAAKMVKKSTAITKNPTSKLAKVCTGVIPLDYADSGMMTSGSVSFLASMLACMSLVFSFRVKNARKLFLSAKSQARKITLKNKVYFIGNQHTYPLCMYAAAKLHEVLGMDAHYERIEQFSHAGLFSAKPGDTIIIFEGKNTHNACLVSQLKNLGLSVYNPSIKSSGKISQVIFYTFVSQVLALNGAKRKRLADCYFITEKKIRNVSSSMIY, from the coding sequence GTGCGCACAATTTCAGCATTTGAACATGATATCGAGTCACAGTTGGAGTTTTTAGGTAAGTTCAAACCGCAAAAGCAAATCAATCCAAAGAGTGCGCTATTTTGCGGCAGTGGCGACTCACTTGCGTCGTCAATGATGGCAGAATGCTTTTCTGACTACCAAGCCCTGGCAGTAGACCCGCTTGTTCTGGCAAAAAACAAGAGCATTTCAAAAAACAAGCATGTCTACTTTGTTTCAATATCTGGAAACACTATTTCAAACATCAGGGCCGCAAAAATGGTAAAAAAATCAACAGCAATAACAAAAAATCCCACAAGCAAGCTTGCCAAGGTGTGCACCGGTGTCATTCCGCTTGACTATGCTGATTCTGGTATGATGACATCTGGAAGCGTCAGCTTTCTTGCCAGCATGCTTGCATGCATGTCTCTTGTCTTTAGCTTTAGAGTTAAAAATGCCAGAAAACTGTTCCTCTCTGCCAAATCTCAGGCAAGAAAAATTACACTAAAAAACAAAGTCTACTTTATTGGAAACCAGCACACGTATCCGCTGTGCATGTATGCTGCAGCCAAGCTTCATGAGGTACTGGGCATGGATGCGCATTATGAGCGAATAGAACAGTTCTCACACGCAGGTTTGTTTTCTGCAAAGCCTGGCGACACCATAATAATATTTGAAGGAAAAAACACTCACAATGCATGCCTTGTATCGCAACTAAAAAATCTCGGCCTGTCTGTGTATAATCCTTCAATCAAATCAAGTGGCAAAATTTCCCAAGTTATTTTTTACACGTTTGTGTCTCAGGTTCTGGCGCTAAATGGTGCAAAAAGAAAACGCCTTGCTGACTGTTATTTTATTACGGAAAAGAAAATTCGAAATGTTAGCTCGTCAATGATTTACTAA
- a CDS encoding CBS domain-containing protein, protein MDESNMLHYMVLGKFPVLLLSQQKRHSYLVTAEDLSKEPISIGKDSTVYDGIEKIIDNRISGLIVDAENTNSGILSARDIGKTLVSKNQNTKTIPISHVMQELVLVDQYAPIPNCAETMLAKKTNMIGVKGKDGIMGIMTKHDLVKHYHETSMDPKKTQDVMTYGSFFVHDDASMYDGLAKMISAQVSRLLIKNSQDEPVGIVTFGNFLGKVFRYEQDVSSVFTDYGKNCKITDVMTKQIITVTAQTSLPRIAKILLEYRIHGVAITDRRKIVGFVTEKDIIRELARQEI, encoded by the coding sequence TTGGACGAATCAAACATGCTACACTATATGGTTTTGGGCAAATTTCCAGTGTTATTGTTAAGCCAGCAAAAAAGACACAGTTATTTGGTAACTGCAGAGGACCTGTCCAAGGAGCCAATTTCAATCGGTAAAGACTCGACAGTGTATGACGGAATTGAAAAAATTATTGATAACAGAATATCAGGCCTGATAGTAGACGCAGAAAACACGAATAGTGGGATTCTGTCTGCAAGGGACATTGGAAAGACCCTAGTTTCAAAAAACCAAAACACCAAAACCATTCCCATATCACATGTGATGCAGGAACTGGTCCTAGTCGACCAGTACGCGCCAATCCCAAACTGCGCAGAAACGATGCTTGCAAAAAAGACAAACATGATCGGGGTCAAGGGTAAAGACGGAATCATGGGAATAATGACAAAGCACGACTTGGTCAAACATTATCATGAAACCTCGATGGACCCAAAAAAAACTCAGGACGTCATGACATATGGGAGTTTTTTTGTGCATGACGACGCTAGCATGTATGACGGCTTGGCAAAAATGATATCGGCCCAGGTATCGCGCCTTTTGATTAAAAATTCTCAAGACGAGCCAGTTGGGATTGTAACCTTTGGGAATTTCCTTGGCAAGGTGTTCAGATACGAGCAAGACGTGTCAAGTGTTTTTACAGACTATGGAAAAAACTGCAAGATAACAGACGTGATGACAAAACAAATAATCACAGTTACGGCACAGACTAGTCTTCCAAGGATTGCAAAGATACTACTAGAGTACAGAATCCACGGCGTCGCAATAACCGATCGCCGTAAGATAGTTGGCTTTGTCACAGAAAAAGACATCATCAGAGAACTGGCAAGGCAAGAAATTTAG
- a CDS encoding menaquinone biosynthesis family protein, which translates to MEISVGHTPDSDDAFMFYGMLTGKIPSQGFTIKHVIADIEDLNKRAQRHELDVTAVSIHACAYIPDYTILRSGGSFGIGYGPIVIAKQNIRPEELKDLKIAIPGKMTSAFLLLQLMIGKFDHVEIKFSDIPDAVNSGKVDAGLVIHETQLSYKYEGLQKILDVGEWWDKTTNGLPVPLGTNVMSDKFGQETIQRFDKYLHDSIKYGLEHLDDALDYSMQYSRGKPADLIKKFVSMYVNDVTVDMGKSGEESIRRFFSMASEKSLVPKFEIKISQAKF; encoded by the coding sequence ATGGAAATTTCTGTCGGACACACTCCCGATTCAGACGACGCGTTCATGTTTTACGGAATGCTAACCGGAAAGATTCCATCACAGGGATTTACCATAAAACACGTTATTGCAGATATCGAGGATCTAAACAAGAGGGCGCAAAGGCACGAGCTTGACGTCACGGCAGTGTCAATTCATGCATGCGCATACATTCCAGACTATACTATTTTGCGCAGCGGCGGAAGCTTTGGAATCGGGTATGGGCCAATCGTGATTGCAAAACAAAACATCAGGCCAGAAGAACTGAAAGATCTGAAAATCGCAATTCCGGGAAAAATGACATCGGCGTTTTTGCTACTCCAGCTAATGATTGGCAAATTCGACCATGTCGAAATAAAGTTTAGCGACATCCCAGACGCAGTAAACAGCGGAAAGGTAGACGCAGGCCTGGTTATCCACGAAACCCAGCTATCGTATAAGTACGAAGGCTTGCAAAAAATTCTCGACGTCGGGGAATGGTGGGACAAGACAACAAACGGACTCCCTGTGCCCCTTGGGACAAACGTAATGAGTGACAAGTTTGGCCAAGAGACAATACAGAGATTCGACAAATACCTGCACGATTCAATAAAATACGGATTAGAGCACCTCGATGACGCACTTGACTATTCCATGCAGTACAGCAGAGGCAAGCCGGCTGACCTAATCAAGAAATTTGTCTCAATGTACGTAAACGACGTAACAGTAGACATGGGAAAGTCAGGCGAGGAATCAATCAGGCGGTTTTTCTCGATGGCATCTGAGAAGAGCCTAGTGCCGAAATTTGAGATTAAGATCAGCCAAGCCAAGTTTTAG
- a CDS encoding radical SAM protein, protein MLRDLISESKALERVFSGEELSYHDGLELMNNDNLFTVGATADLVRKNLVGDKVTFAASYYMNYTNLCAASCQMCAFYRKGDESDAYTLSPEQIEQRVGLAKQMGATEVHIVGGFHPTLTLDYYENMMKIIKKHHPELTIKAFTAAEIFFLSKLTKNSVKEILSRLKTAGLDSMPGGGAELFHPEIRSQIVRGKCSGQEWLDTIEQAHNLGIRSNATMLYGHIEKPHHIIDHLIKIRELQKKTGGFITFIPLKFSLDNTELEQNDLVKHECSSIYDLKIIAVSRLMLAGVLNNISVYWVAFGKKLAQVALSNGGSDLVGTAFSEEIYRAAGKPTASSVMELATMVKEIGREPIQRNTFFKTLRTF, encoded by the coding sequence TTGCTACGCGATTTAATCAGTGAGTCAAAAGCACTGGAACGAGTTTTCTCTGGAGAGGAGCTGTCATACCACGACGGACTGGAACTGATGAACAATGACAATCTCTTCACCGTTGGCGCAACTGCGGATCTGGTGCGAAAGAATCTGGTTGGAGACAAGGTAACGTTTGCCGCCTCCTACTACATGAACTATACAAATCTCTGTGCTGCCAGCTGCCAAATGTGCGCGTTTTATCGCAAGGGCGACGAGTCTGACGCATACACGCTGAGCCCTGAGCAAATTGAGCAGAGGGTGGGGCTTGCAAAACAAATGGGTGCAACCGAAGTACACATTGTCGGAGGATTTCATCCAACGCTTACGCTTGACTATTATGAAAACATGATGAAGATAATCAAAAAACATCACCCTGAACTTACAATCAAGGCGTTCACTGCCGCAGAAATATTCTTTTTATCAAAGCTTACAAAAAATTCTGTCAAGGAAATACTGTCTAGATTAAAGACAGCAGGACTTGACTCTATGCCTGGGGGAGGCGCAGAGCTATTCCACCCAGAAATACGAAGCCAAATAGTGCGCGGCAAGTGCTCAGGCCAGGAATGGCTTGACACAATAGAACAGGCACATAACTTGGGAATTCGAAGCAATGCAACAATGCTTTATGGGCACATTGAAAAGCCTCATCACATAATCGATCATCTCATAAAGATTCGCGAACTGCAAAAAAAGACAGGCGGATTCATCACGTTCATCCCGCTAAAGTTTAGCCTTGACAATACGGAGCTTGAGCAAAACGATCTTGTAAAGCACGAGTGCTCATCTATCTATGATCTAAAAATTATAGCGGTATCGCGGCTCATGCTTGCAGGCGTACTGAACAACATTTCTGTTTACTGGGTTGCGTTTGGAAAAAAGCTTGCACAGGTCGCCCTCTCAAATGGCGGAAGTGACCTTGTGGGAACTGCGTTTTCTGAGGAAATATACCGTGCAGCAGGAAAGCCTACTGCCTCTTCGGTAATGGAGCTAGCTACGATGGTAAAGGAAATAGGGAGAGAGCCAATCCAGCGAAACACGTTCTTCAAGACGCTACGGACCTTCTGA
- a CDS encoding MTH1187 family thiamine-binding protein yields the protein MIHAEISIYPIGTDSTSVSIYVARAIEAIGDFKDVKYKITPMGTVLESDRIERIFEASKIMTDAVHRMGVKRVEVILKIDSRSDKNQTIDSKVDSVNKYLKSEGP from the coding sequence ATGATTCACGCAGAAATCAGCATCTACCCAATAGGTACGGATTCTACTAGCGTTAGCATTTATGTCGCAAGGGCAATTGAGGCAATTGGCGATTTTAAAGATGTAAAGTACAAGATCACTCCGATGGGGACTGTACTTGAATCAGACAGAATTGAGAGGATATTTGAGGCATCAAAAATAATGACAGATGCAGTTCACAGGATGGGAGTAAAACGAGTAGAAGTAATACTCAAAATAGATTCCAGATCAGACAAAAATCAGACAATTGATTCAAAGGTAGACTCGGTTAACAAATATCTAAAATCAGAAGGTCCGTAG
- a CDS encoding response regulator translates to MSLNILIAEDNQFTATQYDRILRKYGHNVVITRDGSECLEKYRNELKKTEFDSLDENPFDVVVLDQSMPKKSGSEVAEEILEVNPRQKIIFASAYALTGSNNTKQLKEKVDFLQKPFSLRDFVQKIEGEDLSE, encoded by the coding sequence ATGAGTTTGAACATACTCATTGCGGAGGACAATCAGTTTACGGCGACCCAGTATGACAGAATTTTGAGAAAGTACGGCCACAATGTAGTCATAACAAGGGACGGCTCAGAGTGCCTAGAGAAATACAGAAACGAGCTCAAAAAAACAGAGTTTGACTCGCTTGACGAGAACCCGTTTGATGTCGTAGTATTGGACCAATCCATGCCAAAAAAGTCAGGTTCAGAGGTGGCAGAGGAAATACTTGAAGTAAATCCAAGGCAGAAAATAATATTTGCGTCAGCCTATGCTCTTACTGGGAGCAACAACACGAAACAGCTCAAAGAAAAGGTAGACTTTTTGCAAAAACCATTCTCGCTTAGGGATTTTGTGCAAAAAATAGAAGGCGAAGACCTCAGCGAGTAA
- a CDS encoding DnaJ domain-containing protein codes for MVQCSESPQFVNAQQPDPSQAPRGSEEISEYYNVKDVQLALVIMAVAVVGLFLYLARDIILRRKTGYEEKDLESKRNRDYEKYHSPWNEDEDDFISSTKKSKDAEEFRRQVQESSLPDYYAMLGVPNDADQKMIKARFRQLVKELHPDKSKDEKTAERLAEISKAYKILSDAEKRKTYDAYYKASVG; via the coding sequence ATGGTGCAATGCTCAGAATCACCACAGTTTGTAAATGCACAGCAGCCAGACCCAAGCCAAGCCCCACGTGGCTCAGAAGAAATTTCAGAATACTACAACGTGAAAGATGTGCAGCTGGCACTTGTAATAATGGCAGTTGCAGTAGTCGGTTTGTTTCTGTATCTTGCACGCGACATAATTCTTAGAAGAAAGACAGGATATGAGGAAAAGGATTTGGAATCCAAGCGGAACCGAGACTACGAAAAATACCACTCCCCATGGAACGAAGACGAGGACGACTTTATCTCATCTACAAAAAAGAGCAAGGATGCGGAGGAATTTAGAAGGCAGGTGCAAGAGTCAAGCCTACCAGACTACTACGCCATGCTCGGGGTGCCAAACGATGCAGACCAAAAAATGATCAAGGCAAGGTTCAGGCAGCTTGTAAAAGAACTGCATCCAGACAAGTCAAAGGATGAAAAAACAGCTGAAAGGCTGGCGGAGATCAGCAAGGCATACAAGATTTTATCAGATGCAGAAAAAAGAAAAACATATGATGCATACTACAAGGCATCAGTCGGATAG
- a CDS encoding tetratricopeptide repeat protein: MSVEEILEDANRLFLKKKFHDALSMYDKVLAIDPRQVVALNNKGYALGKLKDHERAILCYDKALQITPNDKTLLINKASSLRKIKKYEEAINYCNQILEENPKDAIALYHKERILFSLGNYKDSVYCCDVILEGHSENGDVLFDKSASLAMLDSTEHAIDTLSEAVRVSRQFKIKAKNHKAFAKLYDDPRFLQLVLD, from the coding sequence ATGTCAGTTGAAGAAATTCTAGAAGACGCAAACCGCTTGTTTCTGAAAAAGAAATTTCACGATGCGCTATCAATGTATGACAAGGTACTTGCAATCGATCCAAGACAAGTGGTTGCGCTAAACAACAAGGGATATGCGCTTGGCAAGCTAAAGGATCACGAACGCGCAATACTGTGTTATGATAAGGCACTGCAAATCACCCCAAATGACAAGACCCTTCTGATAAACAAGGCATCATCTCTAAGAAAGATCAAAAAATACGAAGAGGCCATCAATTACTGCAATCAAATACTAGAGGAAAACCCAAAAGACGCCATCGCTCTGTACCATAAAGAGCGAATTCTATTTTCTCTAGGAAACTACAAGGATTCGGTTTATTGCTGCGATGTCATTTTAGAAGGGCATTCGGAAAACGGCGACGTATTGTTTGACAAATCAGCCAGCCTTGCAATGCTAGACAGTACAGAGCATGCCATAGATACGTTGAGTGAGGCAGTAAGAGTTTCCCGCCAGTTCAAGATAAAGGCAAAAAACCACAAAGCGTTTGCAAAATTATACGACGACCCCAGATTCTTGCAACTAGTATTAGACTAG